One stretch of Gemmatimonadaceae bacterium DNA includes these proteins:
- a CDS encoding heparinase II/III family protein, which yields MGLLVDSELLAARRLVAASGLAPLADSLAADLERPLAAQLRVPRDKALLSRAGGYCERDGSPLTFDPWTPHEHHCPACGLAHRGPLHDRWWLYPYQLWLAERAVHGAALYAVRGDERHARFSADILSQYADAYLQYPNRDNVLGPTRPFFSTYLESIWLLQLCVALDLLETAGWAAPGAAVRERLIEPSVALIAGYDEGASNRQVWNNAAMLAGRLLLGQEYAVDPIVFGPSGLLAHLEDGLLDDGTWYEGENYHQFAHRGLWYGVQLAERAGSRLPAHVVPRFDRGFSATFATALPDLTLPSRKDSQYAISLRQWRFAEVCELGLARGDDPVLVATLAALYDPAAAAATGDTGRSTSSAEAERNGRGVRLTRADLGWKSLLFAREHLPPRRRLGLESVLLHGQGIAVFRREHAQVFAALDYGQSGGGHGHPDRLNVLFSVGTTRWLDDMGTGSYVDPSLHWYRSTLAHNAPFVDGHSQWRVDGVLEAFDEQDQVGWARARVYVWPDVLAERTLVVMPEYFIDRLRWRAGHAATVALPVHFDAELGGEIKNARGRFAGAGGLEDGDQFVTTERVQRADAGARVLLTPRRADSDQLRCLARAGTPTTWYTLSGPGQPPAARRRFLVIESTSAPVGEVCMVWAWSPEIESVEWIGDTVLVHFRDGSRHRHEPAVDGWHVEIDQQGASHHVALGGIIPEDESLEATAERMGTPIPAEARAAEADATVERPPDDHNGVLLSPAKFQAGWWADATPSERARYAVYHLGASTYRRSEETWEEAGSPVARVAVAATPKSLIVDMQVTTPSPRFVPADAVNPYDNEAPDINGDGVQLYLQANDNGGAWVLVPEVPGRPGTVRARPIDGWGSLKLSRATWRRTSHGYELRAEVALREPLEVGHQFALDVLINETAPGRERRRGQLILSGPDGEFVYLRGDRHDPSRLLRFTIVT from the coding sequence ATGGGTCTTCTCGTCGATTCCGAATTGCTGGCCGCGCGCCGCCTCGTGGCGGCCAGCGGCCTCGCACCGCTGGCCGACTCGCTGGCCGCTGATCTCGAGCGCCCGCTCGCGGCGCAGCTGCGTGTGCCGCGCGACAAGGCGCTGCTCTCGCGCGCCGGCGGCTATTGTGAACGCGACGGTTCGCCGCTCACCTTCGACCCGTGGACGCCGCACGAACACCACTGTCCTGCCTGCGGACTCGCGCACCGCGGCCCACTCCACGACCGGTGGTGGTTGTATCCATATCAGCTCTGGCTGGCCGAACGCGCGGTGCACGGCGCCGCGCTCTATGCGGTGCGCGGCGACGAACGCCACGCGCGATTCTCCGCCGACATCCTGTCGCAATACGCCGACGCGTATCTGCAATATCCCAATCGCGACAACGTCCTCGGCCCCACGCGCCCGTTCTTCAGCACGTACCTCGAATCGATCTGGCTGCTGCAGCTGTGCGTGGCGCTCGATCTGCTCGAGACCGCGGGATGGGCCGCGCCCGGTGCTGCGGTGCGCGAGCGGCTCATCGAGCCCAGTGTCGCGCTGATTGCCGGCTACGACGAGGGGGCGTCCAATCGCCAGGTGTGGAACAACGCGGCAATGCTCGCTGGCCGTCTGCTCCTGGGGCAGGAGTACGCGGTCGACCCGATCGTCTTCGGGCCGTCAGGCTTGCTGGCGCACCTCGAGGACGGCCTGCTGGACGACGGCACCTGGTACGAGGGCGAGAATTACCACCAGTTCGCGCACCGCGGCCTCTGGTACGGCGTGCAACTGGCGGAACGCGCCGGCTCTCGGCTGCCGGCCCACGTCGTGCCGCGCTTCGACCGCGGCTTCTCCGCGACGTTCGCCACGGCCCTTCCCGACCTCACGCTGCCTTCGCGCAAGGATTCTCAATACGCAATTTCGCTCCGCCAATGGCGATTCGCGGAGGTGTGCGAACTCGGGCTGGCCCGCGGTGACGATCCCGTGCTGGTCGCGACGCTCGCCGCGCTCTACGATCCCGCTGCCGCCGCGGCCACCGGCGACACGGGGCGCTCCACGTCGAGCGCCGAAGCGGAACGCAATGGCCGCGGCGTGCGCCTGACCCGGGCCGATCTGGGCTGGAAATCACTGCTTTTCGCTCGTGAGCATCTTCCCCCCCGCCGGCGGCTCGGACTGGAGAGCGTCCTACTCCACGGCCAGGGCATCGCCGTATTCCGACGAGAGCACGCCCAGGTGTTCGCCGCGCTCGACTACGGACAATCGGGCGGTGGGCACGGCCACCCCGATCGCCTGAACGTGCTGTTCTCGGTGGGCACCACGCGATGGCTCGACGACATGGGGACGGGGTCGTACGTGGATCCATCGCTCCATTGGTACCGCAGCACGCTGGCCCATAATGCGCCGTTCGTGGATGGCCACTCCCAGTGGCGCGTGGACGGCGTGCTCGAAGCCTTCGACGAACAGGACCAGGTGGGCTGGGCGCGCGCGCGGGTGTACGTCTGGCCCGACGTGCTTGCCGAGCGCACGCTCGTCGTCATGCCCGAGTACTTCATCGACCGGTTGCGGTGGCGCGCCGGCCATGCCGCGACGGTGGCGCTGCCCGTGCATTTCGACGCAGAGCTGGGGGGCGAGATCAAGAACGCCCGCGGACGATTCGCCGGTGCCGGTGGCCTCGAAGACGGCGACCAGTTCGTCACCACCGAACGCGTGCAACGCGCCGATGCGGGCGCCCGCGTGCTTCTCACCCCGCGCCGCGCCGACAGTGATCAACTTCGGTGCCTCGCGCGCGCCGGGACACCCACGACCTGGTACACGCTGTCGGGGCCCGGCCAGCCGCCGGCCGCGCGCCGCCGCTTCCTCGTGATCGAATCCACGAGCGCGCCCGTCGGCGAGGTGTGCATGGTGTGGGCCTGGTCGCCCGAAATCGAATCGGTGGAATGGATCGGCGACACGGTGCTCGTGCACTTTCGCGATGGGTCGCGTCACCGCCACGAGCCCGCGGTGGACGGGTGGCACGTCGAGATCGACCAGCAAGGCGCGTCGCACCACGTGGCGCTCGGCGGCATCATTCCCGAAGACGAATCACTCGAGGCAACCGCGGAACGAATGGGCACGCCGATTCCCGCCGAGGCGCGTGCGGCCGAAGCCGACGCCACGGTGGAACGCCCGCCCGACGATCACAACGGCGTACTCCTTTCGCCAGCCAAGTTCCAAGCCGGGTGGTGGGCGGACGCCACGCCGAGCGAACGGGCGCGGTATGCCGTGTACCACCTGGGCGCGTCCACCTACCGCCGGTCGGAGGAAACGTGGGAGGAGGCCGGCTCTCCCGTGGCCCGTGTGGCGGTTGCCGCCACGCCGAAGTCGCTGATCGTCGACATGCAGGTCACGACCCCGAGTCCGCGGTTCGTACCCGCCGACGCGGTCAATCCGTACGATAACGAAGCGCCCGACATCAACGGCGACGGCGTGCAACTCTACCTGCAGGCCAACGACAATGGCGGCGCGTGGGTGCTCGTGCCCGAGGTGCCCGGCCGGCCTGGCACCGTACGCGCCCGTCCGATCGACGGGTGGGGCAGCCTGAAGCTGTCCCGCGCGACGTGGCGCCGCACGAGCCACGGCTACGAATTGCGCGCTGAGGTGGCCCTGCGGGAGCCGCTGGAGGTGGGACACCAGTTCGCCCTCGACGTGCTGATCAATGAGACCGCGCCGGGCCGCGAACGGCGGCGAGGCCAGCTGATTCTGAGCGGGCCCGATGGGGAATTCGTGTATCTGCGCGGCGACCGCCACGATCCGTCGCGGCTCCTTCGCTTCACCATCGTCACGTGA
- a CDS encoding TrmH family RNA methyltransferase yields MTHSRLAQIRVVLYEPQDPVNIAATVRAMKNMGLGTLHLVRPVEYDPHRLEGIAHGTRDLIDRIVTFQDFDAAIAGCVRVVGFTARRRAARWAVTTPRDEAAATLGAVEQGPVAYVFGREDSGLPNDVLDRVHAAVMIPTTDHASLNLAQAVLVGLYELHLAAADATRAVAPSRKAAPPPSAEQFEQYFADLERSLDGIEFFKTRVSEHIMRTLRSLTYRAAPDARELSLIRAMALEVLNYLRRTDRA; encoded by the coding sequence GTGACTCACTCGCGATTGGCGCAGATCCGGGTCGTCCTCTACGAGCCGCAGGATCCGGTGAATATCGCCGCGACCGTTCGCGCGATGAAGAACATGGGCCTCGGCACGCTGCACCTCGTGCGCCCGGTGGAATACGACCCCCACCGCCTGGAAGGCATCGCCCACGGCACGCGCGACCTGATCGACCGCATCGTGACGTTCCAGGATTTCGATGCCGCGATCGCCGGCTGCGTGCGCGTGGTGGGGTTCACGGCACGCCGCCGCGCCGCGCGCTGGGCCGTGACCACCCCGCGCGACGAAGCCGCGGCCACCCTCGGTGCGGTGGAGCAGGGGCCCGTAGCCTACGTGTTCGGCCGCGAGGACAGCGGCCTTCCCAATGACGTGCTCGACCGGGTGCACGCCGCGGTCATGATCCCCACCACCGACCACGCCTCGCTCAACCTCGCGCAGGCGGTGCTCGTGGGGCTCTACGAACTGCACCTCGCGGCCGCCGACGCCACGCGCGCCGTGGCGCCGTCCCGCAAGGCCGCGCCCCCGCCCTCGGCCGAGCAGTTCGAGCAGTACTTCGCCGATCTCGAGCGGTCCCTCGACGGCATCGAATTCTTCAAGACGCGTGTTTCGGAGCACATCATGCGCACGCTGCGGTCGCTGACCTACCGCGCGGCGCCCGATGCCCGGGAACTGTCCCTCATCCGCGCCATGGCGCTCGAGGTCCTGAACTACCTTCGCCGCACCGATCGGGCTTGA
- a CDS encoding aminotransferase class III-fold pyridoxal phosphate-dependent enzyme codes for MVFKRFFDRSAAAPPAEVGDASPEESDDGATEPEDDSGLPEEAPDRSWAERAAAVIAGGASTGSKRTAALYGTDASEAPTHFIHASGCRLVATDGDTYVDCSMALGAVALGYAEPNVTRAVLDAIGGGHVSALNSTFEVAVAERLCDVVPCAERVRFMKTGAEATSAAVRIARAYTGRDVVIASGYLGWHDWASEGTGVPEGARRDVIRVPYDDTAALETAVRTAGDRLAAIILEPVVERMPSTTWTARARELCTQRGAALIFDEMKTGFRLAPGGYQEVANVTPDLATFGKALANGFPLSAVCGHKDIMEAAARTWISSTLAGEASALAAAMTVLEWHAQADICDTLAKNGAEMRRVVSAAVAASGIPGVSVEGLDPMWFLRFEDAAVEAEFLRRAAAHGVLFKRGAYNYASMAHDEQAIQEIEHAASASFVEILEET; via the coding sequence ATGGTATTCAAACGATTTTTCGATCGCAGCGCCGCCGCCCCTCCCGCCGAGGTGGGCGACGCGTCCCCCGAGGAGTCCGACGACGGGGCGACGGAACCCGAAGACGACAGCGGCCTGCCCGAAGAGGCCCCTGATCGTTCGTGGGCGGAGCGCGCCGCCGCGGTCATCGCCGGCGGCGCGTCCACGGGCAGCAAGCGCACGGCGGCGCTCTACGGCACCGACGCGAGCGAAGCGCCCACGCACTTCATTCATGCGTCCGGGTGCCGGCTGGTCGCCACCGACGGTGATACCTACGTCGACTGCTCCATGGCCCTCGGCGCCGTCGCACTGGGGTACGCGGAGCCCAACGTGACCCGCGCCGTGCTCGATGCGATCGGTGGGGGCCACGTCTCGGCCCTCAACAGCACGTTCGAGGTCGCGGTGGCCGAGCGGCTGTGCGACGTCGTTCCTTGTGCCGAGCGTGTGCGGTTCATGAAGACGGGCGCCGAAGCGACGTCGGCGGCCGTCCGCATCGCGCGCGCCTACACCGGGCGCGATGTCGTGATCGCATCGGGATATCTCGGCTGGCACGACTGGGCGAGCGAAGGCACGGGGGTGCCGGAGGGTGCGCGGCGCGACGTCATCCGCGTACCGTACGACGACACCGCGGCACTCGAGACGGCCGTGCGCACGGCCGGCGACCGCCTGGCGGCGATCATTCTCGAACCTGTCGTGGAACGCATGCCGTCCACCACCTGGACAGCCCGTGCCCGCGAACTGTGCACGCAGCGTGGCGCGGCGCTCATCTTCGACGAGATGAAAACCGGATTTCGGCTGGCGCCCGGCGGATACCAGGAAGTCGCGAACGTCACCCCCGATCTCGCCACTTTCGGCAAGGCGCTCGCCAACGGGTTTCCGCTCTCGGCGGTGTGCGGCCACAAGGATATCATGGAGGCTGCGGCCAGGACTTGGATCTCATCCACGCTGGCCGGCGAAGCGAGCGCGCTCGCGGCGGCCATGACCGTGCTCGAGTGGCACGCCCAGGCCGACATCTGCGACACACTGGCCAAGAACGGAGCCGAGATGCGACGCGTGGTGTCGGCGGCGGTCGCGGCCAGCGGCATTCCCGGGGTGTCGGTGGAGGGACTCGACCCGATGTGGTTTCTGCGCTTCGAAGACGCCGCCGTGGAGGCCGAGTTCCTGCGGCGCGCCGCAGCGCACGGCGTCCTGTTCAAACGCGGTGCCTACAACTACGCGTCGATGGCCCACGACGAGCAGGCGATCCAGGAAATCGAACACGCAGCCAGCGCCTCGTTCGTCGAGATTCTCGAGGAGACGTGA
- a CDS encoding amidohydrolase family protein: MSPVSAPPLGGPEPLIDVHAHFHHAGGPRADWAAVNDARFRAGARIGITYHVASVLGSWGFSSPIYFPSPRDVTAGNDAMLAIAEREPACVRAYVTVNPNHTAHAVQEIARCAARGAVGLKLAASRRADDPLLDPVCEAAARHGLPVLHHVWQHRTRDWPTQEISDGVDLAALARRHVGVSFILAHIGGGGDYLHTLPAIADTPNILVDVSGSGVDRGMLDEAILQLGAERILWGCDVTMETGIAKLMGFEAIRLDAGQRRLIRYGNAVRIFPAGSFPLAEPAPA; the protein is encoded by the coding sequence GTGAGCCCCGTTTCGGCGCCTCCGTTGGGCGGCCCGGAGCCGCTGATCGACGTGCACGCGCACTTCCACCATGCCGGCGGTCCGCGCGCCGACTGGGCGGCCGTGAACGACGCCCGGTTCCGCGCCGGGGCGCGCATCGGCATCACGTATCACGTGGCGTCGGTCCTCGGCAGCTGGGGGTTCTCGTCGCCAATCTATTTCCCGTCGCCGCGTGACGTCACCGCCGGCAATGATGCCATGCTCGCCATCGCCGAGCGCGAACCGGCGTGCGTGCGTGCGTATGTGACGGTGAATCCCAATCACACGGCCCACGCCGTCCAGGAGATCGCGCGGTGCGCCGCGCGTGGAGCCGTGGGTCTCAAACTCGCCGCCAGCCGCCGCGCCGACGACCCGTTGCTCGATCCGGTGTGCGAAGCGGCCGCGCGACACGGGTTGCCGGTGCTGCATCATGTCTGGCAGCATCGGACGCGCGACTGGCCCACGCAGGAGATTTCCGACGGCGTGGACCTCGCCGCGTTGGCCCGCCGCCACGTGGGCGTGTCGTTCATCCTCGCCCATATCGGCGGGGGCGGGGATTATCTGCACACCCTTCCGGCCATCGCCGACACGCCCAACATCCTGGTCGACGTCTCGGGCAGCGGGGTCGATCGTGGAATGCTCGACGAGGCCATCCTGCAATTGGGCGCCGAGCGCATTCTCTGGGGATGCGACGTTACCATGGAAACCGGGATCGCCAAGCTCATGGGATTCGAGGCCATTCGCCTCGACGCGGGCCAGCGCCGGCTCATCCGCTACGGCAACGCGGTGCGGATATTCCCGGCGGGCAGCTTTCCCCTGGCCGAGCCGGCACCCGCATGA
- a CDS encoding cytochrome c3 family protein, with product MTKRRKWTAIPGLIALATGAVMLSAYSGASSSQNSSPTQPIPFQHAVHVGKLGINCVYCHYTANKSPDPGFPAVSTCMGCHSIIGPDRPASDLGPARKSAGIQKLWDYAGYPAKLASAKPIPWVRIHKLPEYVHFPHMRHVNAGVTCQTCHGPIQTEAKVYQYASLNMGWCVSCHVNGYDPAQGEAMTSMVADAQGRAVLPAGYKMSAAATPDSARTKARYDCSVCHY from the coding sequence ATGACCAAGCGCAGGAAGTGGACCGCCATCCCGGGGCTGATCGCGCTCGCCACCGGGGCGGTGATGCTCTCCGCATACAGCGGCGCGTCGTCGTCGCAGAACAGTTCGCCCACGCAGCCCATCCCGTTCCAGCACGCGGTGCACGTCGGGAAACTGGGCATCAACTGCGTCTACTGTCATTACACGGCCAACAAGTCGCCCGATCCCGGATTCCCCGCCGTGTCGACGTGCATGGGGTGCCACTCGATCATCGGGCCCGACCGGCCGGCCAGCGACCTCGGGCCGGCGCGCAAGAGCGCCGGCATCCAGAAGCTGTGGGACTACGCCGGATATCCCGCCAAGCTCGCCAGCGCCAAGCCCATCCCGTGGGTGCGCATCCACAAGCTGCCCGAATACGTCCACTTTCCGCACATGCGCCACGTCAACGCAGGCGTCACCTGCCAGACCTGCCACGGGCCCATCCAGACCGAGGCCAAGGTGTACCAGTATGCCTCGCTCAACATGGGGTGGTGTGTGAGTTGCCACGTGAACGGCTACGACCCGGCCCAGGGCGAGGCGATGACGTCGATGGTCGCCGATGCACAGGGCCGCGCGGTCCTGCCGGCCGGCTACAAGATGTCCGCCGCGGCCACGCCCGATTCGGCGCGCACGAAGGCGCGTTACGACTGTTCCGTCTGCCACTACTGA
- a CDS encoding 4Fe-4S dicluster domain-containing protein produces the protein MSKASEPKGKGVKRRDFLKILGVSGAAVGAAGCSPENAGKLIPYLVSPDQTVPGVATYYATTCRECAAACGVIAVTLNGRTIKLEGNPDHPTSRGAICARGQSALQALYNPDRLRTPLVKKSGVWTAISWDDALTLVSQKLGEARSRNAAGSAVFLNQHESGSFPDFVDQWLAAFGMKPHVRVDFEADQAAMEANRRAYGVSWPRLAFTAARLVVSFGADFLDGWGASVPQQLDFADARANIATAPRAVYIGPRRTLTGLNSDQWIPCKPGSELAIAQALQGKLSPSQAAEASGVSADVIGALAKEVASATPSLIVSGVRTGNALDLALAVADLNKSLGNVGKTVLPAEPVTAFDGISRYTELADAVEDMRGGNVPLAFVRGTNPAYYLPASLHFAEAFAKVPFKVAFATQPDETVELCDLVLPDLHSLESWGDAQPVKGTLGLQQPTMDPVFTGTRGAGDVMLVLAQKDPTVAARFPQKDYRSWLMAHFVGGPAAFAAGLPKGISAGTMPVRATPAATAAANAPALDSASGDFYLITYPHPLLGDGRGANRPWLQELPDPVAKIVWSSWVEIHPETATRLGIERGDIVEVKTADGTVKAPAYLYLGVRLDTIAIPLGQGHRSATPIAAWDPTHQDATRDIQWGYGRYARNVGVNPFDLMPGASDAAGGFVWTATKASLTRTGDSEVIPSTEGSARQHGRGIAQAISITDLLSGKAEGPTEVPLPGDVSHDYLPGMRAPVAADAQGELGAPTAADSGTHLGMYDPKNPLGMAKRRWAMTIDLARCTGCSACVTACYAENNIPTVGAHWQNATVYAVQKTGYNVVRGREMNWIRIERYFEGADDAKFGEEFEGRVVPMLCQQCGNAPCEPVCPVFATYHSPDGLNIQVYNRCVGTRYCSNNCPYKVRYFNWFGYGEKDRRQYAFPDPLNWQLNPEVTVRGKGVMEKCTFCVQRIRAAESRATLEHRELIPDEFTSACAASCPSRAITFGDAADERWSVNRLIEDRRAYTVFKEINTYPAVVYLKKVNHPSPATAGNA, from the coding sequence ATGAGCAAGGCTTCGGAACCGAAGGGGAAGGGCGTCAAGCGCCGGGATTTCTTGAAAATCCTTGGGGTGAGTGGCGCCGCCGTCGGTGCTGCCGGCTGTAGCCCTGAGAATGCCGGCAAGCTGATTCCGTATCTCGTGTCGCCGGATCAGACGGTGCCGGGGGTCGCCACGTACTACGCCACCACATGTCGTGAGTGCGCCGCCGCGTGCGGCGTCATTGCCGTGACGCTCAACGGGCGCACCATCAAACTCGAGGGTAATCCCGACCATCCTACCAGTCGCGGCGCGATCTGCGCTCGGGGCCAGTCGGCGCTCCAGGCACTCTACAACCCCGACCGCTTGCGCACGCCGCTCGTCAAGAAGAGCGGCGTATGGACGGCCATCTCGTGGGACGATGCCCTCACCCTGGTGAGCCAGAAGCTGGGGGAGGCCAGGAGCCGCAACGCGGCGGGCAGCGCGGTCTTCCTGAATCAGCACGAGAGCGGCAGTTTCCCCGACTTCGTCGATCAGTGGCTGGCGGCGTTCGGCATGAAGCCCCACGTGCGCGTGGACTTCGAGGCCGACCAGGCGGCCATGGAAGCCAACCGCCGCGCGTACGGCGTGTCATGGCCGCGGCTGGCGTTCACGGCTGCGCGGCTCGTCGTGTCGTTCGGCGCCGACTTCCTCGACGGCTGGGGCGCCTCCGTGCCGCAGCAACTCGACTTTGCCGACGCCAGGGCCAACATCGCCACGGCGCCGCGCGCCGTGTACATCGGCCCCCGGCGCACACTCACGGGGCTCAACTCGGACCAGTGGATTCCCTGCAAACCGGGCTCCGAGCTGGCCATCGCGCAGGCCCTTCAGGGCAAGTTGTCGCCGTCCCAGGCCGCAGAGGCGAGTGGCGTGAGCGCCGACGTGATCGGCGCGCTCGCCAAAGAAGTCGCCTCGGCCACGCCGAGCCTCATCGTCTCGGGCGTACGCACCGGCAATGCGCTCGACCTCGCACTGGCGGTGGCCGACCTCAACAAGTCACTGGGCAACGTGGGCAAGACGGTTCTGCCCGCCGAGCCGGTTACCGCGTTCGACGGCATCTCGCGCTACACGGAGCTGGCCGATGCCGTGGAGGATATGCGCGGCGGCAACGTCCCGTTGGCATTCGTGCGCGGCACGAACCCGGCGTACTATCTGCCCGCGTCGCTCCATTTCGCCGAGGCGTTCGCCAAGGTGCCGTTCAAGGTGGCGTTCGCCACGCAGCCCGACGAAACGGTGGAACTGTGCGACCTCGTGCTGCCCGACCTGCACTCGCTCGAGAGCTGGGGCGACGCGCAGCCGGTGAAGGGCACCCTCGGGTTGCAGCAGCCGACGATGGACCCGGTGTTCACCGGCACGCGGGGCGCCGGCGACGTGATGCTCGTGCTGGCCCAGAAGGATCCCACGGTGGCGGCCAGGTTCCCGCAGAAAGACTACCGGTCGTGGCTCATGGCGCATTTCGTCGGGGGCCCCGCGGCCTTCGCGGCGGGATTGCCCAAGGGCATCTCGGCGGGCACGATGCCCGTGCGCGCGACGCCCGCCGCAACCGCGGCGGCCAACGCTCCCGCGCTCGATTCCGCGTCGGGAGACTTCTATCTGATCACGTACCCGCATCCGCTACTCGGTGACGGACGCGGCGCCAACCGCCCGTGGCTGCAGGAACTTCCCGACCCGGTGGCCAAGATCGTGTGGAGTTCGTGGGTCGAGATCCATCCCGAGACCGCCACGCGGCTCGGCATCGAGCGCGGCGACATCGTCGAGGTGAAAACGGCGGACGGGACGGTGAAGGCGCCGGCGTATCTGTACCTCGGCGTGCGGCTCGACACGATCGCCATTCCGCTGGGGCAGGGGCATCGCTCGGCCACGCCGATCGCGGCCTGGGATCCGACACACCAGGATGCGACGCGGGACATCCAGTGGGGGTACGGGCGGTACGCGCGCAACGTGGGCGTGAATCCGTTCGATCTCATGCCGGGCGCTTCCGACGCGGCCGGTGGATTCGTGTGGACGGCGACCAAGGCCTCGCTCACCAGGACGGGTGACAGCGAGGTCATCCCCTCCACCGAAGGATCGGCGCGCCAACACGGTCGCGGAATCGCGCAGGCGATCTCGATCACCGACCTGCTCAGCGGCAAGGCCGAGGGTCCCACCGAAGTGCCGCTGCCCGGGGATGTGTCGCACGACTACCTGCCCGGCATGCGCGCGCCCGTCGCGGCCGACGCGCAGGGAGAGCTCGGCGCGCCGACGGCGGCCGATTCCGGCACGCACCTCGGGATGTACGATCCCAAGAACCCGCTCGGCATGGCCAAGCGGCGCTGGGCGATGACGATCGACCTGGCGCGATGCACCGGCTGCTCGGCGTGCGTCACGGCCTGCTATGCCGAGAACAACATTCCCACGGTGGGCGCGCACTGGCAGAACGCCACGGTCTACGCGGTGCAGAAGACCGGATATAACGTGGTCCGCGGCCGCGAGATGAATTGGATTCGCATCGAGCGGTACTTCGAGGGTGCCGATGACGCCAAGTTCGGCGAGGAGTTCGAGGGCCGCGTCGTGCCGATGCTGTGCCAGCAGTGCGGCAACGCGCCGTGCGAGCCGGTGTGCCCGGTCTTCGCGACGTATCACTCGCCGGACGGGCTCAACATCCAGGTCTACAATCGCTGCGTGGGCACGCGCTACTGCTCCAACAACTGCCCGTACAAGGTGCGCTACTTCAATTGGTTCGGGTACGGCGAGAAGGATCGCCGGCAGTACGCGTTCCCCGACCCGCTGAACTGGCAACTCAATCCCGAGGTCACGGTGCGCGGCAAGGGTGTGATGGAGAAATGCACGTTCTGCGTGCAGCGCATCCGCGCCGCCGAAAGCCGCGCCACGCTGGAGCATCGCGAGCTCATCCCCGATGAGTTCACGTCGGCGTGCGCGGCCAGTTGTCCATCCCGTGCCATCACGTTCGGCGACGCGGCGGACGAGCGCTGGTCGGTGAACCGGCTGATCGAGGACAGACGCGCCTATACCGTGTTCAAGGAAATCAACACCTACCCCGCGGTGGTCTACTTGAAGAAGGTCAACCATCCCTCGCCGGCAACGGCGGGTAACGCTTAA